Genomic DNA from Gemmatimonadota bacterium:
TGAACAGCTCGTCCGCCAGCTTGGCGGGGTTCATGGTCTCCGTTCCCTCGACGCCCAGTGACTGCGCCGCCTGCCGCAGCTCGGCATCGCTTACAGCAGCCACGTCCAGCCGGCCATACTCGCGCAACGCTTCCAGGAACCTCAGACGGCGGAACGGTCGGCGGAAGTCCAGAGTGATCCCCTGATAGATCACCGCCTCCGGGCGCCCGCCCGTTACCTCCGCGGCCACAAACCCCAGCAACTCTTCTACCAGCTCCATCATCTCCTGGTAGTCGGCAAACGCCTGGTAAAACTCGAGCATGGTGAACTCGGGGTTGTGCGTCCGGTCCATCCCCTCGTTCCGGAAATCCTTGCCGATCTCGTAGACTCGCTCGAGCCCGCCAACAATCAGTCGCTTGAGGTACAGCTCGTCGGCTATCCGCAGGTAGAGCGGCAGATCGAGCGCCCGATGGTGGGTGACGAAAGGTCGGGCGAATGCGCCGCCGTAGAGCGGCTGGAGCACCGGGGTTTCCACCTCGATGAACCCCCGATCATCCAGGAATCGCCGCAGCGCGCTGACGACGCGCGTGCGGGTGATGAAGACCTGTCGCACATCCGGGTTGACGGCCAGGTCCGCATAGCGCTGCCGATAGCGTTGCTCGAGGTCCGCAAGGCCGCTGAACACGCGGCGCTCCCCGGTCGCGGAATCGATGTCTTGCTTCCCCAGTGGCAGCGGGCGAAGCGACTTGGCCAGCAACTCGAAGGACTGCACGCGCACCGTCACCTCGCCCCTTCGGGTGCGGAACACCTGTCCCTCTATGCCGATCCAGTCTCCGATGTCCAGCAGTTCGAGCAGCCCGTACCGCTCCTCGCCCAGCTCGTTGACCCGGAAATAAAGCTGGATCCGGCCACTCCGGTCCGACAGGTCGGCAAAGGTGGTCCTGCCATGCAGCCGAAAAGAAAGGAGCCGGCCGCCCAACCGGACGGTCGGCCCGGGGGTGCTCACTTCACCCGGCGGCGTTCGCGCCTCACTCCCCTCGAATTCGGCTCGCGCCGCCTCCGCGCTATGGGTGACGGCGTAGCGGTATGCAAACGGGGCTACGCCCCGCCGCCGCAGCTCCGCCAGCTTGTTGTAGCGCGCTTCGATGACGTGGCCGCGGCGTTCCGCCATCCCCCCTCCTCATGCGAGTTGCGAGCCGAACTCCTTTAGATACGCCTCGATGAACGCATCCAGATCCCCGTCCATCACGCGCTGTACGTCTCCGACCTTGCGCTCCGTGCGGTGGTCCGTCACCAGAGTGTAGGGCTGGAAAACGTAGGACCGGATCTGGTTGCCCCAGGCGATCTCCGTTTTCTGCGCATCGGCCTTGCGCCGCTCTGCCTCGCGCCGCTCGACTTCCCGCTGGTACACCGCGGCTCGCAGCATTTTCAGCGCCGTGGCCTTGTTCTGGTGCTGACTCCGCTGGTTCTGGCAGGCGACCACAAGGCCCGTGGGCAGATGCGTGATCCGGACCGCCGAGCTGGTCTTGTTCACGTGCTGCCCGCCCGCGCCCGAGGCGCGGAAGGTGTCGATGCGGAGGTCCTTTTCCTCGATCTCGACTTCGATGTCGTCGTCGACCAGCGGATAGACGAATACGCTGGCAAAAGAGGTATGGCGTCGGCCCTGCGCGTCGAACGGCGAGATGCGAACCAGCCGGTGCACCCCTCTCTCCGCCTTCAGATAACCGTACGCATACTCGCCACGGATTTCCAGGGTCGCGCTCCTGATGCCTGCCTCTTCTCCAGGCTGCAAGTCGAGCATCTCGATTGCGAACCCCCGTCCGTCCGCCCAGCGCGTGTACATGCGCACCAGCATCTCCGCCCAGTCCTGCGATTCGGTGCCGCCCGCGCCGGGGTGAATCGTGAGCAGAGCATTACGCGCATCGTCTGGCCCGCGCAGCATGCTGCGCAGTTCGAACGTTGCGATCTCCTGCTCGAGATGCTGGAGCTCCGACTCCCACTCCGCGGTCAGGCCTGCATCCGCCTCCCCTTCCAACAGCTCGGCCAGTTCCTCGAGCTCTGCATATTTTGCGGAGAGCTGCACCCATGGCTGGACCCACCCCTTCAGCTCCTTGATCTCCGCGATCGCGCCGCGGGCCGCCAGGGCGTCATCCCAGAAGCCGGCCTCGGACATGCGCCCTTCCAGCACCTTCAGACGCTCGCGCTTCGACTCCAGGTCAAAGATAGCCTCCGAGCTCCTGGATCCGCGTGCGGGTCCGCTCCATTGTCGTTCTGTGTTCGTTGGTCATGCTGCCCCCTCTGCTAACGCGAGGGGCCGCCCCTTCGGACGGCCCCGCGAGACAAGACTCCTTGTGCAAAGATAACGCCATCCGGCCACCGCGGCAACCCGCATCTACCCTCCTCAAAACAGCTTCCGGCCCTTGGCCAGCACGGCATTCAGCGCGTCCCGGAAGTACGGCGTACGCTCGGCCAGGTCGGGGCCGACCTGGGCCACATACTCGTCCCAACTGCGCAGGATTTCCTCGCGAAAGTCGCTGCGCAGCGTGCCGGCGCCCAAGCTACGGTCGCGCCGCTGCGGATCGCGGGCAGCTATGTCGGATGCCAGCGCGCGCGCCAGGCGTTGCGCACGCGTGTGCGGGTCTTGCGCGCCGCCAAAGGCAGGGGCGGAGCTGGCGGCCGCGCGCTGCGACGCCGCACCGGTGTCGGCCCGGCCCCGCTCGCGCCGGCGCACGGGGAAAACTCCGCCACAACGCGAGCACCTCGCGCGCACCCCGGTGGGCGGCACCCGCTCCGGATCTACCCGGAAAAGGGCCCCACAATGCGGGCAGTAGAGGTTCACGGCTGCTCTGCGGCCCCCGTGGCGAGGCCATCTGCCACCACTCGGCCGCCCAGCACCACGACCCCGTCTTCCGAACGACGATCCACGGCGTACACTGAACCTGGCAGAGTCTTGGCGTACACCTTCATCTCGGTGGCCAGCTCGCTGACCTGAGCCGGGTGCGTGAACCGCCGGGATTCATTCGTGACCACCCCGATGGAGAGGCTCATGAGGGGGATCCGGAAGATCGTGCCCTGGCGATCCTTTCCCAGGAAGTAGCCCGCGTGGCGATCCACCTCGGTGTACTGGTAGGGGATCAGCTCGTCGAAGATGGCGATGCCCTCCTCGCAGCACACGCGCATCTGGGCCAGGGGCACGTTGAAGATGAAGTCATCGCCCCCAATGTGCCCCAGGAACCCCGTGGGCGCGTGCGCCCGCACGACGTCGCGCAGCATGCGTGAAAGCAGCAGAATCACCCGATCGCCTTCACTGTAGCCGTAGCGATCGTTGAATTCCTTGAAGTTGTCCAGATCTGCGTAGCAGACCGCAAACCCCTCTTTGCGACGCAGCCGCTCGGTGATATCCCGCTCGATCTGAGCCGTGCCCGGCAGGCGAGTGCTCGGGTGAACGCCCAGGTCGCGGTCCGCACGCTGCAGCGCCCGTTGGAGCCGCAGGAATTGCTCGTCCCGCCTCATGCTCGCCGTGAGCACCTCGTCCGCGCCGGCCGCGAGTGCCTCGAGGCCGAAGCCCTGCTCCCCGCGGGGCTCGAGCACGACCACCGGGACGATGGCGCTCAGGCTATCCTTCTTCAAGGCGCGGCAGAGGCCCAGAACCTCGCCGGTCGAGCCGGGACCCAGTACGATCCCCGCGAGCTGGGACCGGCTGGCCAGGTTCAGCACCTCGTGCGCCGAGCTCAGAGGCAGGATCCGGAGTCGCTGTTCTGCCGCCAGCTCGCGGAGGACCGAGGGGGCCCTGGCGCTGCGCGCCGCGTGGTAGACGAGGACGGCCGTGAAGGGCATGGCGGGAGAACGCCGGGATTGGGGGAAACGCGGCAAGCTAGCAGCGTTGCTGCCAGGTGTCAACGCGAAAGGCGCCCCGGCTCAACGAGATAAGCGCGCCGTGGCCGGCCGGGCATCAGCCAGCAGGAAATCGATCTTCCGCTCCTCGCGGTTCACTGCGGCCACCTGCACCCGGACAGGATCTCCCAACTGGAAGCGCCGGCGGCTCCGCTCGCCCAGCAGGGCGTACTGCTCTTCGAGGAACGCGTAGTAGTCGTCCTCCAGCGAGCTCACGTGCACCAACCCCTCGACGAAGAAGTCCGACAGCAAGACGAAGAAGCCGAAGGAGGTGACGCCGCTGATCGTCCCCTCGAACGTATCGCCCAGGTGGCGCTCCATGAACTCGACCTTCTTCAAATCCATGCTGTCCCGCTCCGCCTCGACCGCGATCCGCTCCCGCTCACTGGCCGTCTGCGCAATGCTCGCGAGCTTCTCTTCCAGCAGGTCAGCCTGGAGCGGTGCGTGGTCGATGAACGCGGCGGCCGCGAGCCGGTGCACCACCAGGTCCGGGTAGCGCCGGATCGGCGAGGTGAAATGCGTGTAGTGCTTTGCCGCCAGCCCGAAGTGCCCCGCGTTCAGATGGCTGTAGCGCGCTTGCTTCATGGAGCGAAGCACGACCGTGGAGAGCAGGTTCTCTTCCGGCCGGCCCTTGGCCGCGGCCAGCAGCCGCGCCACTTCCCGCGGACCCGCCTGAGCGCCGCGCGCCAACTGCAGCCCGAACGTGCCTACGAATTCCGCCAGCTGCTCGAGCCGGTCGGGGTCCGGAGATTCATGGATACGGTAGAGGAAGGGTAGCCTCGAGCTCGCCGCCTTGCGCGCCACCGTTTCATTGGCGAGTAGCATGAAGTCTTCGATCAGCCGATGGCTCTCCAGCCGGAGCACCCGCTGGATGTCCGTCGGCTCTCCCTGGGTGTTCAGGACCACGCGTGCCTCGGGCAGGTCGAAATCGAGGCTGCCGCGCGCCTCCCGGGCCGCGCGCAGCATGCGACCGATACGCAGCAGCTCACGGAGGGCCGCATCCGTGGCCGCATCCACGGAGGCCTCTCCGTCCAGCACGAGCTGCGCCTGCTCGTAGGACAGGCGGTGACGGCTCCGGATCACGCTGCGCACGAGCTGCGCGCGCCGCGGCCGGGCGTCGCCGTCCAGCTCGAGCAGCAGCGAGAGAGCCAGGCGGTCCTCGTCCGGGCGCAGCGAGCAGAGGTCGGAGGAGAGCGGCTCGGGCAGCATCGGAAGCACCCGATCAACTAGGTAGGTGCTCGTCCCGCGGCGCAGCGCCTCCGCATCCAACAGACTGCTCTCCCGGACGTAAAAGGCTACGTCCGCGATATGCACGCCCACTTCCCAGCGGTCTTCACCCAGCGGCCGGATCGAGAGGGCATCATCGTGATCCTTCGCATCCGCCGGGTCGATCGTGAAGACCAGCAGCTCCCGGAGGTCGAGGCGATCCGCGAGGTCCGGGGGCTGCATGCCGCGTTCCCGGATCCGCTCCGCCTCCGCTTCGACTTCCCTGGGAAACTCGAGCGGCAGCCCGTGATCGTGGATCACCGCCAGTACGTCGACGCCGGGCTCCCCCAGGCGTCCCAGCACCTGCTCGACTTCACCCGCTGGCCCCAGATGTTCGTCCCCCCAGTTCGTCACCTGGAGCACGACCACGTCGCCATCTACCGCGCCTCGCTCCTGGCCGGGCGGGACGAAGATGTCGCGGACCAGCTTCACGTCCTCGGGGACGACAAAGCCGAAGTTGCGGGCCGGATGATACACCCCCACCACCTTCTCACGGGCGCGTTCCAGGACCTTGATGATCCGGCCTTCCTGCCGCTGCCCGCGGCGCCACCGCTCCACCCGCGCCACCACGCGGTCGCCGTCCACCGCCGAGCCCAGCCCGGACGTGGGCACGAACAGGTCAGCCGCACCGTCCTCCGGTATCACGAAACCTGCGCCGCTCCGGATCGTCTGCAGCCGTCCGGTGAGGAGATTGATTTTCTCGGGTGCCGCATAGCGTTGCTGCCGCACGCGGTAGACGACGCCCTCGTCCTCGAGCCGGCCGAGCAGCGCGCGGAACTCGGCGTACTCCGAGGCCGCCACACCAAGCCCGCGGGCCAGCTCCTTTGATTTGAGGGGGCGACCGGCCCGAGTACGCAGGTACTCGACCACCCGGTCAGGGGATACGGGCAAGACTACCTCCCGGCCACGGCATCACCAACACCACGGTCCACCGCATGCCGTTTCTGTCGCGCTGGATGCCGCTCTCGATCTGGATCGGCGCGGCGGCGCCACGCGCACCCTTCAGCCGCGCGGCGACCAGGGCGTCGACCGCGCTGACAATGTGGTTTGCAAGGATCAGACCCAGCGTCCTGGTGGCATCCCGCAGCGCTTCATCGCTTTGCCGGATCAGCTCCCGGTAACTCTGCTGCTCGAGCCCGTTCTCGCCCCAGGCCCACGCGAACTCGGGGCTCGCCGCGCGCCCCTCATAATAGCGCAAGGCCTGCTCGTATTCCGGCGCATCCGTGGCCAGGCTATCCGCTCCCCGAAAGAACAGCGCGCGGGCCAGCTCCCAAACCTGCCCATTGAAGCTCCTGGCATCGGTCTCGGGCTGCGTCCCCGGGCGGCGCGGATCCAGGTCGAAGGCGCCGCTCGCAGCGAAACGCGTCAACGCCTCGTAATACTCGAACTCGCCATCGCGGCGCGGCCCGGCGCTGATACGCCGCGCTACCGACCAGGCCAGGTCCCGATACCGCTTTTCCTGCTCCCGCCCATCCGCCCGGCGATCCAGGTAGAGCAGCCACCCCCACCCTTCGAGCGCCGCGTATGGCACCCAGCGACCGAGGCCAAGCAGTGCCTGGCCGGCACCGGGCAGCAGGACAGAAGCAAGGAACGCACGGCCTGCCTCGGTCAGTGGCCCCTGGCTGTTCACCGGCTCCACCGTGGGCTTGATGGGCGAAAGGAAACGCGAAGCCCGGCCAGGCGCCTGCCCAGAGCAGGGCGTGGCCACTGCGACCAGCAGGATGGCCGTATGCAGGACATGCC
This window encodes:
- a CDS encoding zinc-ribbon domain-containing protein, whose protein sequence is MNLYCPHCGALFRVDPERVPPTGVRARCSRCGGVFPVRRRERGRADTGAASQRAAASSAPAFGGAQDPHTRAQRLARALASDIAARDPQRRDRSLGAGTLRSDFREEILRSWDEYVAQVGPDLAERTPYFRDALNAVLAKGRKLF
- the lysS gene encoding lysine--tRNA ligase gives rise to the protein MAERRGHVIEARYNKLAELRRRGVAPFAYRYAVTHSAEAARAEFEGSEARTPPGEVSTPGPTVRLGGRLLSFRLHGRTTFADLSDRSGRIQLYFRVNELGEERYGLLELLDIGDWIGIEGQVFRTRRGEVTVRVQSFELLAKSLRPLPLGKQDIDSATGERRVFSGLADLEQRYRQRYADLAVNPDVRQVFITRTRVVSALRRFLDDRGFIEVETPVLQPLYGGAFARPFVTHHRALDLPLYLRIADELYLKRLIVGGLERVYEIGKDFRNEGMDRTHNPEFTMLEFYQAFADYQEMMELVEELLGFVAAEVTGGRPEAVIYQGITLDFRRPFRRLRFLEALREYGRLDVAAVSDAELRQAAQSLGVEGTETMNPAKLADELFRELVEPHLEQPVFIVDYPRELSPLAKPKRDDPRLVERFELIIAGREVANAFSELNDPLDQRERFEVQLRFREQGDEAAQMYDEDYVRALEYGMPPAGGVGIGVDRLVMLLTDQSSIRDVILFPTMRPE
- the rnr gene encoding ribonuclease R produces the protein MPVSPDRVVEYLRTRAGRPLKSKELARGLGVAASEYAEFRALLGRLEDEGVVYRVRQQRYAAPEKINLLTGRLQTIRSGAGFVIPEDGAADLFVPTSGLGSAVDGDRVVARVERWRRGQRQEGRIIKVLERAREKVVGVYHPARNFGFVVPEDVKLVRDIFVPPGQERGAVDGDVVVLQVTNWGDEHLGPAGEVEQVLGRLGEPGVDVLAVIHDHGLPLEFPREVEAEAERIRERGMQPPDLADRLDLRELLVFTIDPADAKDHDDALSIRPLGEDRWEVGVHIADVAFYVRESSLLDAEALRRGTSTYLVDRVLPMLPEPLSSDLCSLRPDEDRLALSLLLELDGDARPRRAQLVRSVIRSRHRLSYEQAQLVLDGEASVDAATDAALRELLRIGRMLRAAREARGSLDFDLPEARVVLNTQGEPTDIQRVLRLESHRLIEDFMLLANETVARKAASSRLPFLYRIHESPDPDRLEQLAEFVGTFGLQLARGAQAGPREVARLLAAAKGRPEENLLSTVVLRSMKQARYSHLNAGHFGLAAKHYTHFTSPIRRYPDLVVHRLAAAAFIDHAPLQADLLEEKLASIAQTASERERIAVEAERDSMDLKKVEFMERHLGDTFEGTISGVTSFGFFVLLSDFFVEGLVHVSSLEDDYYAFLEEQYALLGERSRRRFQLGDPVRVQVAAVNREERKIDFLLADARPATARLSR
- the prfB gene encoding peptide chain release factor 2, which produces MFDLESKRERLKVLEGRMSEAGFWDDALAARGAIAEIKELKGWVQPWVQLSAKYAELEELAELLEGEADAGLTAEWESELQHLEQEIATFELRSMLRGPDDARNALLTIHPGAGGTESQDWAEMLVRMYTRWADGRGFAIEMLDLQPGEEAGIRSATLEIRGEYAYGYLKAERGVHRLVRISPFDAQGRRHTSFASVFVYPLVDDDIEVEIEEKDLRIDTFRASGAGGQHVNKTSSAVRITHLPTGLVVACQNQRSQHQNKATALKMLRAAVYQREVERREAERRKADAQKTEIAWGNQIRSYVFQPYTLVTDHRTERKVGDVQRVMDGDLDAFIEAYLKEFGSQLA
- a CDS encoding diguanylate cyclase, encoding MPFTAVLVYHAARSARAPSVLRELAAEQRLRILPLSSAHEVLNLASRSQLAGIVLGPGSTGEVLGLCRALKKDSLSAIVPVVVLEPRGEQGFGLEALAAGADEVLTASMRRDEQFLRLQRALQRADRDLGVHPSTRLPGTAQIERDITERLRRKEGFAVCYADLDNFKEFNDRYGYSEGDRVILLLSRMLRDVVRAHAPTGFLGHIGGDDFIFNVPLAQMRVCCEEGIAIFDELIPYQYTEVDRHAGYFLGKDRQGTIFRIPLMSLSIGVVTNESRRFTHPAQVSELATEMKVYAKTLPGSVYAVDRRSEDGVVVLGGRVVADGLATGAAEQP